In a genomic window of Acropora muricata isolate sample 2 chromosome 2, ASM3666990v1, whole genome shotgun sequence:
- the LOC136897764 gene encoding uncharacterized protein, with the protein MWKPGLSCSRLISRQPAFKDVRAKIFLRFAFAFSRSEACGLRFRGLCFRDSQQKFATLVYRAGTKHGPSLELKDKSIDKDVRGAIGVFKNYFEEAFAMAQTQKRAVYRAGTEQGPSFSFEHKIDEVWLVTDPKLYFPLNQGILRSIRRQRGESLKNVYLWKTDSTNLRKHLMLKEKFYGVCQVELRDSRNARCAYNIENILEIRTYLEALEWQKTTVPQCKGGLSLMDLSPMVQAMIVYMRDHYPTNPEELNFHAELKAASQWGWSNDYNQLVMKKVPLNDCRLKIAATETLKTWKKEKADLQTRKTEDSYSSHENVDEQLSDIAEAIGVLEKYIGIKASVVSHVNELVPSEQSRKSKARDLEQMETETPYLT; encoded by the exons ATGTGGAAACCTGGGCTGAGTTGCTCGAGGCTTATTTCTCGCCAACCAgcgtttaaggacgttcgcgccaaaatcttcctacg gtttgcgtttgcgttttcgaggtctgaggcctgtggtctgcgttttcgaggtctgtGTTTTCGAGATAGCCAACAGAAGTTTGCAACATTGGTGTATAGAGCCGGGACAAAACACGGTCCATCATTGGAATTGAAAGACAAAAGCATCGATAAAG ATGTTAGAGGGGCCATTGGTGTTTTCAAGAATTACTTTGAGGAAG CCTTTGCTATGGCGCAGACCCAAAAGAGAGCCGTGTATAGGGCTGGGACCGAACAAGGTCCGTCGTTCAGTTTCGAGCACAAGATCGACGAAG TTTGGCTGGTTACAGATCCAAAGTTGTATTTCCCCCTTAATCAAGGCATTTTACGATCAATCCGACGTCAGAGAGGAGAGAGTCTGAAAAATGTCTATCTATGGAAAACAGATAGTACCAATTTAAGGAAGCATTTGATGCTCAAAGAGAAATTTTATGGAGTTTGCCAAGTTGAACTAAGA GATTCAAGAAATGCGAGATGCGCCTACAACATAGAAAACATTCTAGAAATTCGAACATACCTGGAAGCCTTGGAGTGGCAAAAGACTACTGTCCCGCAATGCAAAGGAGGATTGTCGCTTATGGACCTCAGCCCAATGGTTCAAGCTATGATAGTGTACATGAGAGACCATTACCCCACGAACCCTGAGGAACTTAACTTCCATGCTGAACTGAAAGCTGCCAGCCAGTGGGGTTGGTCGAATGACTACAATCAGCTAGTCATGAAGAAAGTGCCTCTTAATGATTGCAGGCTGAAAATTGCTGCCACAGAAACACTGAAAACGTGGAAGAAAGAGAAGGCAGATCTGCAAACGAGAAAAACAGAagacagttattcttctcatgAAAACGTTGACGAGCAGTTATCAG ATATCGCAGAGGCCATTGGTGTTTTGGAGAAGTACATTGGCATTAAAG CTTCAGTAGTGTCACACGTGAATGAATTGGTACCCAGTGAGCAAAGTAGGAAGTCAAAAGCCAGAGATCTTGAG CAAATGGAAACAGAAACCCCATACCTAACCTAG